From a single Silene latifolia isolate original U9 population chromosome 6, ASM4854445v1, whole genome shotgun sequence genomic region:
- the LOC141588112 gene encoding uncharacterized protein LOC141588112 has product MMLDCKEASVVWALSPLRTDTRVRKCSSAKDWFRDLFNHDEKDRNGVGAFVAWANKATQQYWEFVHANEILNVNHASEGIGGDFWVPLQSGFLKINVDAAVDPDGFRGLGIVIRNHDGSVYRTACKRLEGDFEVDVTEALAARFGLEVAHDGGTNRIILETDNLKLFSHISKKHVERSSFGRIVADIFSLTCSFESFNCLHVRRSGNKVAHALAKLSLSCSSDQVWFEGYPSEIGTIVNSDFRILN; this is encoded by the exons ATGATGTTGGATTGCAAGGAAGCTAGTGTTGTGTGGGCCTTATCTCCTTTAAGAACTGACACTCGCGTACGAAAATGTTCGAGTGCTAAAGATTGGTTTAGAGATCTCTTCAACCATGATGAGAAAGACAGGAACGGTGTGGGAGCTTTTGTGGCTTGGG CTAATAAAGCTACACAACAGTATTGGGAGTTTGTTCACGCGAATGAGATTCTGAATGTCAATCATGCTTCTGAGGGGATTGGTGGTGATTTTTGGGTACCTCTTCAATCTGGCTTCTTAAAAATTAATGTTGATGCTGCTGTTGATCCAGACGGTTTTCGGGGACTTGGTATTGTCATTCGAAATCATGATGGAAGTGTTTACCGGACAGCTTGTAAGAGGTTGGAGGGCGACTTTGAGGTGGATGTGACGGAGGCACTGGCTGCTCGGTTTGGTCTTGAAGTGGCCCACGATGGAGGaactaatcgtattatccttgAGACGGATAACTTAAAACTCTTCTCCCACATTAGTAAGAAACATGTTGAAAGATCGTCCTTTGGCAGGATCGTTGCTGATATCTTCTCTTTAACTTGTAGTTTTGAGTCTTTTAATTGTTTACACGTTAGACGTAGTGGGAACAAAGTTGCTCATGCGCTTGCGAAACTCAGTCTTAGTTGTAGTAGTGATCAAGTATGGTTTGAAGGGTATCCAAGTGAAATTGGAACGATTGTAAACTCTGATTTTCGTATtttaaattaa
- the LOC141586801 gene encoding uncharacterized protein LOC141586801 isoform X2: MTLAINFQLPTPKIHRQTTVNVAGNLIYPPTPANIRRPPPRRFTVTSVQSSENVASISTDPSVSSQFTTSVASPSIQLTLTQRHFTVLNVAACAVAISATWLFCSAIPMLLAFKRAAESLEKLLDVTREELPDTMAAVRLSGMEISDLTTELSDLGQGLTQGVKRSTNAVRVAEAKLRDFANLTSKGGPQNPSEQS; the protein is encoded by the exons ATGACATTAGCAATCAACTTTCAACTTCCAACCCCCAAAATTCACCGTCAAACTACCGTCAATGTCGCCGGAAACCTAATTTATCCTCCAACTCCAGCTAACATTCGCCGGCCACCACCACGTCGCTTCACCGTAACATCAGTCCAATCGTCGGAAAATGTTGCGTCGATTTCAACCGACCCGTCGGTTTCGTCACAGTTCACCACATCGGTAGCATCCCCGTCGATTCAACTCACCCTCACTCAACGTCACTTCACAGTGTTAAATGTCGCCGCTTGTGCG GTTGCAATCTCGGCGACGTGGTTATTTTGTTCCGCAATTCCGATGCTACTG GCCTTTAAGAGAGCAGCAGAATCACTGGAGAAATTGTTGGATGTTACTAGGGAAGAACTTCCTGACACAATGGCAGCAGTTCGCTTATCTGGTATGGAGATCAGTGATTTAACCACGGAGCTAAGTGACTTAGG TCAGGGGTTAACTCAAGGCGTTAAAAGATCAACAAATGCTGTGCGCGTGGCAGAAGCAAAATTGCGTGATTTTGCAAACTTGACTTCCAAAG GAGGTCCTCAAAACCCAAGCGAGCAAAGCTGA
- the LOC141586801 gene encoding uncharacterized protein LOC141586801 isoform X1 — translation MTLAINFQLPTPKIHRQTTVNVAGNLIYPPTPANIRRPPPRRFTVTSVQSSENVASISTDPSVSSQFTTSVASPSIQLTLTQRHFTVLNVAACAVAISATWLFCSAIPMLLAFKRAAESLEKLLDVTREELPDTMAAVRLSGMEISDLTTELSDLGQGLTQGVKRSTNAVRVAEAKLRDFANLTSKASIQEVLKTQASKAEPAVARTARGIREGIVKSRAVLNMVFALSSFSTLVVNYISNRSRKQPLKN, via the exons ATGACATTAGCAATCAACTTTCAACTTCCAACCCCCAAAATTCACCGTCAAACTACCGTCAATGTCGCCGGAAACCTAATTTATCCTCCAACTCCAGCTAACATTCGCCGGCCACCACCACGTCGCTTCACCGTAACATCAGTCCAATCGTCGGAAAATGTTGCGTCGATTTCAACCGACCCGTCGGTTTCGTCACAGTTCACCACATCGGTAGCATCCCCGTCGATTCAACTCACCCTCACTCAACGTCACTTCACAGTGTTAAATGTCGCCGCTTGTGCG GTTGCAATCTCGGCGACGTGGTTATTTTGTTCCGCAATTCCGATGCTACTG GCCTTTAAGAGAGCAGCAGAATCACTGGAGAAATTGTTGGATGTTACTAGGGAAGAACTTCCTGACACAATGGCAGCAGTTCGCTTATCTGGTATGGAGATCAGTGATTTAACCACGGAGCTAAGTGACTTAGG TCAGGGGTTAACTCAAGGCGTTAAAAGATCAACAAATGCTGTGCGCGTGGCAGAAGCAAAATTGCGTGATTTTGCAAACTTGACTTCCAAAG CATCAATCCAGGAGGTCCTCAAAACCCAAGCGAGCAAAGCTGAGCCTGCAGTAGCGAGAACTGCAAGAGGTATACGAGAGGGAATTGTAAAAAGCCGGGCAGTGCTGAATATGGTGTTTGCGCTCTCCAGTTTTTCTACATTGGTTgtcaactatatttcaaatagaTCAAGAAAACAGCccttgaaaaattaa